A section of the Streptomyces sp. CG1 genome encodes:
- a CDS encoding MFS transporter — translation MSAPPASLIPRPSLFWTGVALTCAGVAEHLWMFIDSASMHFHMSMMDMSPAIMWAAMAAIVVGVVLSGIAVVQPRTAHPGAAPAPAQITAASRRRLIAILTFALLVDQMKPATLAFISPGLRAEYGLSATDVSWLPTVALTGTVLGSLVWGRAADRIGRRATILIASLLFLGTTVCGAMPTYGGTLVMCALMGMAAGGMLPVVYALMTESLPPGRRAAIMVLQAGLTTTGGYMAASGVAAILIPLAGWRVTWFAQLPLVLILIALNRWIPESAAFTTRQTRAKQVPASALFKGPQRAKTLVVSAYALAWGLVYWGFITFLPSQLESSGRHGMSAATLLFLSSLLAVPTCAIGAWLYMRWSARGTMVVYAALTVGALLTLAAVGLDGSRPLLLATVMLLFAGTAGVIALIGPYTAEIYPMAIRGTAGGWAAAIGKSGGAFGPPLIALILSAPGGIRTAAVSVALPMALAGLAVAVRGTSPQAAVQTPEGTTTLDAELDELVSSEAMAAQATAATPAPGKGGTPT, via the coding sequence TCCGCATCCATGCACTTTCACATGTCCATGATGGACATGTCACCGGCGATCATGTGGGCTGCCATGGCCGCCATCGTCGTCGGCGTGGTGCTCTCCGGCATCGCGGTCGTGCAGCCGCGGACGGCCCATCCCGGTGCCGCCCCCGCTCCGGCCCAGATCACGGCGGCGAGCCGACGCCGCCTCATCGCCATCCTGACCTTCGCCCTCCTGGTGGACCAGATGAAGCCGGCCACCCTGGCCTTCATCTCGCCCGGCCTGCGGGCTGAATACGGCCTCAGCGCCACCGACGTCTCGTGGCTGCCCACCGTCGCACTGACCGGCACCGTGCTCGGATCCCTCGTCTGGGGCCGCGCGGCCGACCGCATCGGACGCCGGGCCACCATCCTCATCGCCTCCCTTCTCTTCCTCGGCACCACGGTGTGCGGCGCCATGCCGACCTACGGCGGCACCCTCGTCATGTGCGCCCTGATGGGCATGGCGGCCGGAGGCATGCTGCCCGTCGTCTACGCCCTGATGACCGAGAGCCTGCCGCCCGGCCGCCGCGCGGCCATCATGGTCCTGCAGGCCGGACTCACCACCACCGGCGGCTACATGGCCGCCTCCGGAGTAGCCGCGATCCTCATTCCGCTGGCCGGCTGGCGCGTGACCTGGTTCGCCCAGCTCCCGCTGGTCCTCATCCTGATCGCCCTGAACCGCTGGATCCCCGAATCCGCCGCGTTCACCACCCGGCAGACACGAGCCAAGCAGGTCCCCGCCTCTGCCCTGTTCAAGGGCCCGCAGAGGGCCAAGACGCTGGTGGTCAGCGCCTACGCACTGGCCTGGGGCCTGGTCTACTGGGGCTTCATCACCTTCCTGCCCAGCCAGCTGGAATCCTCCGGCCGGCACGGCATGTCCGCCGCCACCCTGCTGTTCCTCTCGTCGCTGCTCGCCGTCCCCACCTGCGCGATCGGCGCCTGGCTCTACATGCGCTGGTCGGCCAGGGGCACCATGGTCGTCTACGCGGCCCTCACCGTCGGCGCCCTCCTGACGCTGGCCGCCGTCGGCCTGGACGGCAGCCGGCCCCTCCTGCTGGCCACCGTGATGCTGCTCTTCGCCGGCACCGCCGGTGTCATCGCGCTCATCGGCCCCTACACGGCCGAGATCTACCCCATGGCCATCCGGGGCACCGCCGGCGGATGGGCCGCGGCCATCGGCAAGTCCGGCGGAGCCTTCGGCCCGCCCCTGATCGCACTGATCCTCTCGGCACCCGGAGGCATCCGCACCGCCGCAGTGTCCGTCGCCCTCCCCATGGCCCTGGCAGGACTCGCCGTCGCCGTCCGCGGGACCAGCCCACAGGCCGCCGTCCAGACCCCCGAGGGCACCACCACGCTCGACGCCGAACTCGACGAGCTGGTCAGCAGCGAGGCCATGGCCGCTCAGGCCACGGCGGCAACGCCCGCACCCGGCAAGGGAGGTACGCCGACATGA
- the mctP gene encoding monocarboxylate uptake permease MctP yields MTGGVNGVALAVFALFSLAVTVLGFLAARWRKTSDEHTLDEWGLGGRSFGTWITWFLLGGDVYTAYTFVAVPAAIYAAGAAGFFAVPYTILVYPLIFTFLPRLWSVCHRHGYVTTADFVRGRFGSKGLSLAVAFTGILATMPYIALQLVGIQAVLDVMGVGGGEHTNWFIKDLPLLIAFGVLAAYTYSSGLRAPAMIAFVKDTLIYVVIVVAVIYIPIKLGGFDHIFTQASEKYTAAGAGGLLPPAEGRWTYATLALGSAMAMFMYPHSITATLSSRSREVIRRSTTVMPLYTLMLGLLALLGFMAIAAGVKVTNGQLAIPQLFETMFPSWFAGVAFAAIGIGALVPAAIMSIAAANLFTRNIYKDFIKPDATPEQETRVSKLVSLLVKVGALVFVLTMDKTVAINFQLLGGIWILQTFPALVGGLFTRWFHRWALLAGWAAGMIYGTLAAYSVASPTQPHFGGSSKAIPGIGQTGYIGLTAFVLNVAVTVVLTFVLKAAKAPEGIDSTAPEDYTADAAETEALPASTLRPGTSPAPNPS; encoded by the coding sequence ATGACCGGCGGAGTCAACGGTGTGGCACTCGCCGTCTTCGCCCTCTTCTCCCTGGCCGTCACGGTCCTGGGCTTCCTGGCCGCGCGCTGGCGCAAGACCAGCGATGAGCACACCCTCGACGAATGGGGCCTGGGCGGCCGCTCGTTCGGGACCTGGATCACCTGGTTCCTGCTCGGCGGTGACGTCTACACGGCCTACACCTTCGTCGCCGTGCCCGCGGCGATCTACGCGGCGGGCGCGGCCGGCTTCTTCGCGGTGCCGTACACGATCCTCGTCTACCCGCTGATCTTCACGTTCCTGCCCCGCCTGTGGTCCGTGTGCCACCGCCACGGGTACGTCACCACGGCGGACTTCGTCCGCGGCCGCTTCGGCTCGAAGGGCCTCTCTCTCGCCGTCGCCTTCACCGGCATCCTGGCAACCATGCCGTACATCGCGCTCCAACTGGTCGGTATCCAGGCGGTACTGGACGTGATGGGCGTCGGCGGTGGCGAGCACACCAACTGGTTCATCAAGGACCTGCCGCTGCTGATCGCGTTCGGCGTGCTGGCCGCCTACACCTACTCCTCGGGCCTGCGCGCCCCGGCCATGATCGCCTTCGTGAAGGACACGCTGATCTACGTCGTCATCGTCGTCGCGGTCATCTACATCCCGATCAAGCTGGGCGGCTTCGACCACATCTTCACCCAGGCGAGCGAGAAATACACGGCAGCCGGTGCCGGCGGTCTGCTCCCACCCGCAGAGGGCCGCTGGACCTACGCCACCTTGGCGCTCGGCTCCGCGATGGCCATGTTCATGTACCCGCACTCGATCACCGCGACGCTGTCGTCCCGCAGCCGCGAGGTGATCCGCCGCAGCACGACGGTGATGCCCCTCTACACCCTCATGCTCGGCCTGCTGGCGCTGTTGGGCTTCATGGCGATCGCGGCCGGAGTCAAGGTCACCAACGGTCAGCTGGCGATCCCGCAGCTGTTCGAGACCATGTTCCCGAGCTGGTTCGCGGGCGTGGCCTTCGCGGCGATCGGCATCGGCGCCCTCGTCCCCGCGGCCATCATGTCCATCGCGGCCGCGAACCTCTTCACCCGCAACATCTACAAGGACTTCATCAAGCCGGATGCGACGCCGGAACAGGAGACCAGGGTCTCCAAGCTGGTCTCGCTGCTGGTGAAGGTGGGCGCGCTGGTCTTCGTCCTGACGATGGACAAGACGGTCGCCATCAACTTCCAGCTGCTGGGCGGCATCTGGATCCTGCAGACCTTCCCGGCCCTGGTCGGCGGCCTGTTCACCCGCTGGTTCCACCGTTGGGCCCTGCTCGCCGGATGGGCTGCCGGCATGATCTACGGCACCCTCGCCGCCTACAGCGTCGCCTCTCCCACCCAGCCTCACTTCGGCGGCTCGTCGAAGGCGATCCCCGGCATCGGCCAGACCGGCTACATCGGCCTGACCGCCTTCGTGCTCAACGTCGCCGTGACGGTGGTCCTCACCTTCGTCCTGAAGGCGGCCAAGGCCCCCGAGGGCATCGACTCCACAGCCCCGGAGGACTACACGGCGGATGCGGCAGAAACCGAAGCCCTGCCGGCTTCCACCCTCCGTCCGGGCACTTCACCTGCCCCCAACCCCAGTTGA